A window of Prosthecochloris marina genomic DNA:
ATACCGGTCCAACTCGTCAACAAACCCCAGTTCGCACTGATCACCCAGAACACCAGCAGCATCCCTACCGCCACGGCTACGCCGTGACCCAGATACAGATGACTTTCTTTCCTCAGCATCAGGGTTCCATACTGTATTCCCCGTACTCGCTCCGTATCCAGATACTCTTCGCCGAACGACAACTTCCGCCTCGTCCTCGACGCATGGCGATGCACCTTTTCGTACTGTTTTCCCACTGCTTCTCTCTCTAGATTTCCCTGCTCTCGTCTTCCGACTTTCTCTGCACCACTATCGCTGCTTCATCCTCCGACGTGAAGTCATCCAGACTGAATCGATCGATCTTCAGCAGGTTGAACTCATCGATCAGATCGATCAGATTTTTGTATTTCGCCTTCCCACTCAGTTTCACCACGATCACCAGCTTATTGTTCTTACGCGTTTCTTCCCGCAGCAACTTTCGCAGCCCGGCACTCAGCACCGGTGATTCCGCTTCGTCATACATCGCGATCTCTTGCGGCACTGCTTCGCCTATCGACCAGTACGCTCGTCCTTCTTCGACTATGCGAACCGTCATCACATTCAGCTCGGCTATCTTCACTTCCGTTTCTTCCGGCGGGATATTGATCTCCATCGTGTTCGCCCGGCTGAACGTCGTCGTCAGCATGAAAAACGTCAACAGCAGAAACGCGACATCTACCATCGGCGTCATGTCGATATGGAAGCCGATACGTTTCCGCTTCTGTCTCGCTCGACGTCCCCGGCTTTCTCCATTCGGTGAATCGACCATGCCCATATTACCGGCCCTCCTTCTCCAGCGACGTCACCAGATTGAACGTCAGGATGTTCACACTCTTGAACAGTTTCAATACATGGTCCACCGATTCATAGTCCGCTGCGACATCCGCCTTGACTACCGGGCGCATCTCTCGATCCGTATACCGCGCCTCTTCGATATACTGCTTCAACTCGTCTTTCCTCACT
This region includes:
- a CDS encoding ExbD/TolR family protein codes for the protein MGMVDSPNGESRGRRARQKRKRIGFHIDMTPMVDVAFLLLTFFMLTTTFSRANTMEINIPPEETEVKIAELNVMTVRIVEEGRAYWSIGEAVPQEIAMYDEAESPVLSAGLRKLLREETRKNNKLVIVVKLSGKAKYKNLIDLIDEFNLLKIDRFSLDDFTSEDEAAIVVQRKSEDESREI